A single genomic interval of Fibrobacter sp. UWB13 harbors:
- a CDS encoding Rrf2 family transcriptional regulator — translation MRVSTKGRYAIRVIIDMAENGEAEFHPLHNLAERQGLSEKYLEAILGVLVKNNVLEGARGKGGGYKLAKPAAELTVWEILSVIETSISPVECVADGKNGCDRADVCPTLPMWKDLAKIIKDYFTGITIEQLARKAPKIARPLCNEK, via the coding sequence ATGAGAGTATCTACGAAAGGTCGATACGCCATTCGCGTTATTATTGATATGGCAGAAAACGGCGAAGCCGAATTCCACCCACTGCACAACCTGGCAGAACGTCAGGGACTTTCCGAAAAATATCTCGAAGCGATTCTTGGAGTCCTCGTAAAGAACAACGTGCTCGAAGGCGCACGCGGCAAAGGCGGCGGCTACAAGCTTGCAAAGCCAGCGGCTGAACTCACGGTCTGGGAAATCCTGAGTGTCATTGAGACTTCCATTAGCCCGGTGGAATGCGTTGCTGACGGGAAAAACGGTTGCGACCGTGCAGACGTCTGCCCGACACTCCCAATGTGGAAGGACTTGGCCAAAATCATCAAGGACTACTTCACGGGCATTACGATCGAGCAATTGGCCCGCAAAGCCCCCAAAATTGCGCGCCCGCTCTGCAATGAAAAATAA
- a CDS encoding sulfide/dihydroorotate dehydrogenase-like FAD/NAD-binding protein, producing the protein MAKILFKKQLSPAVFQFRVHAPLIAQERKAGQFIILQTNKDNGERVPLTIADADTEEGSITLIFQTVGKTTTELSKFEVGDDIPVLVGPLGSPTHIDNFGHVVCVCGGVGIAPMHPIVQALKAAGNKVTIIMGARNESLFLMKEEMTALADNIIFMTDDGSYGRKGLVTEPLKELCEDTKGKPDMVIAIGPPIMMKFCALTTKPYGVKTVVSLNSIMVDGTGMCGGCRVTIGGKTKFVCVDGPEFDGHEVDWNNMLQRMGAFKPQEQEALHRFGANDGHKCNIDKMADAKAKESK; encoded by the coding sequence ATGGCAAAAATTCTCTTTAAAAAGCAGTTATCTCCCGCGGTATTCCAATTCCGCGTCCACGCCCCGCTGATCGCGCAAGAACGTAAGGCAGGACAATTTATCATCCTCCAGACGAACAAGGACAATGGTGAACGCGTTCCGCTCACCATCGCCGATGCCGATACTGAAGAAGGTTCTATCACCCTCATTTTCCAGACGGTTGGCAAGACGACGACTGAACTCTCCAAGTTCGAAGTCGGTGACGATATCCCGGTCTTGGTTGGCCCGCTCGGTTCTCCGACCCATATCGACAACTTTGGTCACGTGGTCTGCGTTTGCGGTGGTGTCGGTATTGCCCCGATGCACCCGATTGTCCAGGCTCTCAAGGCTGCAGGTAACAAGGTCACCATCATCATGGGTGCCCGTAACGAAAGCCTCTTCCTCATGAAGGAAGAAATGACCGCTCTCGCTGACAACATCATTTTCATGACCGACGACGGTTCTTATGGCCGCAAGGGTCTCGTGACCGAACCGCTTAAGGAACTTTGCGAAGACACCAAGGGCAAGCCGGACATGGTCATCGCTATCGGTCCTCCGATCATGATGAAGTTCTGCGCTCTCACCACCAAGCCGTATGGTGTGAAGACTGTCGTTAGCCTCAACAGCATCATGGTCGATGGTACTGGCATGTGCGGTGGTTGCCGCGTCACTATCGGTGGCAAGACGAAGTTCGTCTGCGTCGATGGTCCGGAATTCGACGGCCACGAAGTCGACTGGAACAACATGCTCCAGCGTATGGGCGCTTTCAAGCCCCAGGAACAGGAAGCATTGCACCGCTTCGGTGCCAATGACGGTCACAAGTGCAACATCGACAAGATGGCTGATGCCAAGGCTAAGGAGAGCAAATAA
- a CDS encoding glycoside hydrolase family 5 protein — MVQSKFFGIACGVAMLAGAVSAATLPTAKDVQAKMGMGFNIGNSMEVPNNPTLWGNPYPTQALLDSVKAAGFNTVRIPCAWDSHTSGGKVTETWLDSVKTVVDYAMRAGLYTILNIHHEGEGGWFQSNIGTSVNSNIDNKMKTYWTQIANKFKDYNERLLFAGANEPGPNVNTWTSQHVQTLMHYYQTFIDAVRATGGNNETRTLIIQGLNTDIDKSVANAPVSTFPKDKVEGRLMFEVHYYDPYQYTLMTSQQDWGASEPIQPQYYYGNYTKASEPKRNAGYNAWAGSVDSKLGSIVHPQEQFAKMKTNYVDKGYPVIVGEFGANVRSPELSGSDLNLHKQGRVQWHKDVVSAAKQYGLTPILWDMGNESNTGYDNMAYIRRQSSPVGKVLETDVINAMRSVYSLGNYVNNGVTHVEDFINGGNDAPASSSSVAVSSSSEITQSSSSVTIALPTVLAGAQVNLHRAGNTLYASGDIMLFDMNGNLVRSTNNVSAGQVEMQLHGLRQGNYIAKCKNSVLQVKIR, encoded by the coding sequence ATGGTTCAATCAAAATTTTTTGGAATTGCCTGTGGCGTAGCGATGCTTGCAGGTGCAGTTTCTGCAGCGACTCTTCCGACCGCAAAGGATGTTCAGGCCAAGATGGGCATGGGCTTCAATATCGGCAACTCGATGGAAGTGCCGAACAACCCGACTTTGTGGGGCAACCCTTACCCGACTCAGGCTTTGCTTGATTCCGTGAAGGCGGCAGGTTTTAACACGGTGCGCATTCCCTGCGCTTGGGATAGCCACACGAGTGGCGGCAAGGTCACCGAAACTTGGCTCGATTCCGTGAAGACGGTCGTTGATTACGCCATGCGCGCAGGCCTCTACACGATTTTGAACATCCACCACGAAGGTGAAGGTGGCTGGTTCCAGAGCAACATCGGCACGAGCGTCAATAGCAACATCGATAACAAGATGAAGACTTACTGGACGCAGATTGCGAACAAGTTTAAGGATTACAACGAACGGTTGCTCTTTGCGGGTGCAAATGAACCCGGCCCGAATGTGAACACGTGGACATCGCAGCATGTGCAGACGCTCATGCACTACTACCAGACGTTTATTGATGCTGTCCGCGCTACGGGCGGCAACAACGAAACCCGTACCTTGATTATCCAGGGCCTCAACACTGATATCGACAAGTCCGTTGCAAACGCTCCAGTAAGCACCTTCCCGAAAGACAAGGTCGAAGGCCGCTTGATGTTCGAAGTGCACTACTACGATCCGTACCAGTACACGCTTATGACGAGCCAACAGGACTGGGGCGCTAGTGAACCGATTCAGCCGCAGTACTACTATGGCAATTACACCAAGGCTAGCGAACCCAAGCGCAATGCGGGTTATAACGCCTGGGCAGGCTCTGTCGATTCCAAACTTGGGAGCATCGTGCATCCGCAGGAACAGTTCGCCAAGATGAAGACGAATTACGTGGACAAAGGTTACCCGGTCATTGTCGGCGAATTCGGTGCAAACGTCCGCTCTCCGGAATTGAGCGGTTCCGACCTGAATCTCCACAAGCAGGGCCGCGTGCAGTGGCACAAGGATGTCGTCTCGGCGGCGAAGCAGTACGGGCTCACCCCGATTCTTTGGGATATGGGTAACGAAAGCAATACTGGTTATGACAATATGGCTTACATCCGCCGTCAATCTTCACCGGTGGGGAAGGTCCTCGAAACGGACGTTATCAACGCTATGCGTAGTGTATATAGCCTCGGCAATTACGTGAACAATGGTGTCACGCACGTTGAAGACTTTATCAATGGCGGTAACGACGCGCCCGCCTCCAGTTCTAGCGTAGCCGTTTCAAGTTCAAGTGAAATTACACAGTCCAGCAGCTCGGTGACCATCGCTTTGCCGACTGTTCTCGCGGGTGCCCAAGTGAATCTCCATCGTGCCGGCAATACGCTTTATGCATCCGGCGATATTATGTTGTTCGATATGAACGGAAATCTTGTCCGCTCCACGAATAACGTGTCCGCTGGGCAGGTCGAAATGCAACTGCATGGCCTCCGCCAAGGCAACTACATCGCCAAATGCAAGAATAGTGTTTTGCAAGTCAAGATTCGCTAA
- a CDS encoding PD-(D/E)XK nuclease family transposase gives MNQSIPEKLKGKTYIDPRTDTGFKSLFASKDAIKDFVDGILHLKGDDQIKNLNYSFEHTLRFMIPEERKVILDAFATTGSKRFLNIEMQKADHSFFIDRTILYKAFLIIKGKHEMDKSEEFKTLTKEEKEYRRYEIPETISIWICDFELPYCMEKYIDEWAIYSKEVLNGGVVETLFPKNKYIIVSLPKFNKTADEVKDPVDAWLYVLKHAHEGEPLPDFGNGIVNDALNRIKIENLDKTTLNELEREMIAKEEIECRLAGAKIETRFEMVDAMLANDIPIEKIAIISGISLDEIKKRRAQR, from the coding sequence ATGAATCAATCTATTCCTGAAAAGCTAAAAGGCAAAACCTACATCGACCCGAGAACCGATACCGGATTCAAGAGCCTGTTCGCTAGCAAGGATGCCATCAAGGACTTCGTTGATGGAATCTTGCACCTGAAAGGCGACGACCAAATCAAGAATCTGAATTACTCGTTTGAACATACGTTAAGATTTATGATTCCCGAAGAGCGGAAAGTCATTTTGGATGCTTTCGCGACTACGGGTTCTAAGCGTTTCCTTAATATTGAAATGCAGAAGGCAGACCACAGTTTCTTTATCGACCGAACCATATTGTACAAAGCGTTCTTGATTATAAAAGGCAAGCATGAAATGGATAAATCAGAAGAATTTAAAACGCTCACAAAAGAAGAAAAGGAATACCGGCGTTATGAAATTCCCGAAACAATATCCATTTGGATTTGTGATTTTGAATTGCCGTACTGCATGGAAAAATACATTGATGAATGGGCTATTTATAGCAAGGAAGTGTTGAATGGAGGAGTCGTCGAGACGTTATTCCCCAAAAATAAGTATATTATTGTAAGTCTGCCGAAGTTTAATAAAACCGCAGACGAGGTAAAAGATCCTGTTGACGCTTGGCTCTATGTGCTCAAACACGCGCATGAGGGCGAACCGCTTCCTGACTTTGGGAATGGAATCGTCAACGACGCCTTGAACCGCATCAAAATTGAAAACTTGGACAAAACCACTCTGAACGAACTGGAGCGAGAAATGATTGCAAAAGAAGAAATAGAATGTCGTTTGGCTGGTGCCAAGATTGAGACTCGATTTGAAATGGTCGATGCGATGCTTGCTAATGATATTCCTATTGAAAAAATCGCTATTATTTCCGGTATTTCTCTGGACGAAATTAAAAAGCGCAGAGCGCAGCGCTGA
- the gltA gene encoding NADPH-dependent glutamate synthase, with the protein MSEHMTREQLDAAAKVELEKIKALPQPLKPKDKTAIPAQPMPQLEPSYRARVMEEVAQGYTEAQAIVEANRCLACKKPFCVESCPVHIDIPAFIAKIAEGDFKAAIAKIKETSLLPAICGRVCPQERQCQMNCTMGKMHKDVNQAVAIGRLERFAADYERNNGGATVPAVKPATGKKVAVIGSGPAGLVVAADVRREGHDVTIFEAFHKLGGVVRYGIPEFRLPKKIVDKEIESLAAMGVKFETNFVIGRTRKLKDLIEKDGFDAVFVGTGAGLPLFMNIEGENLVGVFAANEYLTRANLMRAYDKENADTPMWPGKNVVVLGGGNVAMDAARMALRLGAEKVRIIYRRSMNELPARKEEVLHAQEEGVEFCVLQNPAKILGDEAGHVRGMLVDKYELGEPDEKGRPRPVKVEGASFEIECDTVLVAIGNGSNPLISNTTPELSVDKKGHILLEDATANKTFMEKVYAGGDIVLGAATVILAMGEGRRAAAGINEFLKK; encoded by the coding sequence ATGTCTGAACATATGACTCGCGAACAGTTGGACGCCGCCGCCAAGGTGGAACTTGAAAAGATTAAGGCTCTTCCGCAGCCGCTCAAGCCGAAGGACAAGACTGCTATCCCGGCTCAGCCGATGCCGCAGCTCGAACCGTCCTATCGCGCACGCGTGATGGAAGAAGTGGCTCAGGGTTATACCGAAGCTCAGGCTATCGTCGAAGCTAACCGCTGCCTCGCCTGTAAGAAGCCGTTCTGTGTCGAAAGCTGCCCGGTGCACATCGACATTCCGGCCTTCATCGCAAAGATTGCCGAAGGCGACTTCAAGGCTGCTATTGCAAAGATTAAGGAAACGAGCTTGCTCCCGGCTATCTGCGGTCGTGTTTGCCCGCAGGAACGTCAGTGCCAGATGAACTGCACCATGGGCAAGATGCACAAGGACGTGAACCAGGCTGTCGCAATCGGTCGCTTGGAACGCTTTGCTGCTGACTATGAACGCAACAACGGTGGTGCTACGGTTCCGGCTGTTAAGCCTGCAACGGGCAAGAAGGTGGCTGTGATCGGTTCCGGTCCTGCCGGCTTGGTCGTCGCTGCTGACGTCCGCCGCGAAGGCCACGACGTGACCATCTTCGAAGCTTTCCACAAGCTCGGTGGCGTGGTCCGCTATGGTATTCCTGAATTCCGTCTTCCGAAGAAGATTGTGGACAAGGAAATTGAATCTCTCGCCGCTATGGGCGTGAAGTTCGAAACGAACTTTGTGATTGGCCGTACCCGCAAGCTCAAGGACCTCATCGAAAAGGATGGCTTTGACGCTGTGTTCGTCGGTACCGGTGCCGGTCTTCCGTTGTTCATGAACATCGAAGGTGAAAACCTCGTCGGTGTGTTCGCTGCTAACGAATACCTCACCCGCGCAAACCTCATGCGCGCCTACGACAAGGAAAATGCCGATACGCCGATGTGGCCGGGCAAGAACGTTGTCGTCCTCGGTGGTGGTAACGTCGCTATGGACGCTGCCCGTATGGCTCTCCGCCTCGGTGCAGAAAAGGTCCGCATCATTTACCGTCGTAGCATGAACGAACTTCCGGCCCGTAAGGAAGAAGTTCTCCACGCTCAGGAAGAAGGTGTCGAATTCTGCGTCTTGCAGAACCCGGCCAAGATTCTTGGTGACGAAGCCGGTCACGTCCGTGGCATGCTCGTCGACAAGTACGAACTCGGCGAACCCGACGAAAAGGGCCGTCCGCGTCCGGTCAAGGTCGAAGGCGCAAGCTTCGAAATCGAATGCGACACCGTGCTCGTTGCTATCGGTAACGGTTCCAACCCGCTTATCAGCAACACCACTCCGGAACTCTCTGTGGACAAGAAGGGTCACATCCTTCTCGAAGATGCAACCGCCAACAAGACCTTTATGGAAAAGGTCTACGCCGGTGGTGACATCGTGCTCGGCGCTGCAACCGTGATCCTCGCCATGGGCGAAGGTCGTCGTGCTGCTGCAGGCATCAATGAGTTCTTGAAGAAGTAA
- a CDS encoding TetR/AcrR family transcriptional regulator, whose translation MEKFLALTEEKKMTILNAALQCFGKFGYEKASVNDIAVAAHISKASMFQYFGSKKQLYIYLLEYCKKVIEEIFEKAHLDSKTDLFDRILASSRMEMESFQNQPFTLQFITSVWEETSPEVADALVILTEEACSFRNDMVLREEDALKFKNPEDARPVFQMLLLMGEGYAARYRGANAFDFETVMDDFEKNIAILRKNFYKEEYLK comes from the coding sequence GTGGAAAAATTTTTGGCGCTGACGGAAGAAAAGAAAATGACGATCCTGAACGCAGCACTTCAGTGCTTCGGAAAATTTGGTTATGAAAAAGCATCCGTCAATGATATTGCAGTGGCTGCTCATATCTCCAAGGCATCCATGTTTCAGTATTTCGGAAGCAAAAAACAGCTCTATATTTATCTGCTGGAATACTGTAAAAAGGTCATTGAAGAAATATTTGAAAAAGCACATCTGGATTCCAAAACGGATTTGTTCGACAGGATCCTGGCATCCAGCCGCATGGAAATGGAGAGCTTCCAAAATCAGCCCTTCACCCTGCAGTTTATTACCAGCGTCTGGGAAGAAACTTCTCCCGAAGTAGCCGATGCGCTGGTGATTCTGACAGAGGAAGCCTGCAGCTTCAGAAACGATATGGTTCTTCGGGAGGAGGACGCTTTGAAATTCAAAAACCCGGAGGATGCCCGGCCGGTATTTCAGATGCTGCTTCTGATGGGCGAGGGATATGCGGCCCGGTACCGTGGGGCAAATGCTTTTGACTTTGAGACCGTCATGGATGATTTTGAGAAGAACATCGCAATTCTGCGGAAAAATTTTTATAAGGAGGAGTATCTGAAATGA
- a CDS encoding ABC transporter ATP-binding protein yields the protein MSEPIIVLEKLTKHYGKHRGIDGLSFSVDQGEFFGFIGPNGAGKSTTIRTLMGLIHPSGGSASIFGLDCQTKASVIARDVGYLPSENSYYENMKVRELLQYSADLYGMNCETKMYELSERLNLDLTRKIADLSLGNKKKVGIVSAVMTSPKLLIMDEPTSGLDPLIQQAFYDILKEENSRGTTIFFSSHVLSEVQKLCDRVAILKEGKLVGIQSIRELRESGYKKVSLTAETAIPREFWGLPGIANYTESPDKTSVSFVYNGNITAIIDKLHLLHLDDVLLEEPSLEEIFLHYYA from the coding sequence ATGAGCGAGCCAATCATTGTTTTGGAAAAGCTGACCAAGCACTATGGGAAACATCGGGGAATTGACGGACTTAGCTTCTCTGTTGACCAGGGCGAGTTTTTCGGCTTCATTGGCCCAAACGGTGCGGGAAAATCCACCACCATCCGCACCCTGATGGGCCTGATCCATCCCAGCGGCGGCAGCGCATCTATTTTCGGCCTGGACTGCCAGACCAAGGCCAGTGTCATTGCCAGAGATGTGGGCTATCTTCCCAGCGAAAACAGCTATTATGAAAACATGAAGGTGCGGGAACTGCTGCAATACAGCGCAGACCTGTACGGCATGAATTGCGAAACGAAAATGTATGAGCTCTCCGAGCGCCTCAATCTGGATCTGACCCGGAAAATCGCAGACCTGTCTCTGGGCAACAAGAAGAAGGTGGGGATCGTGTCTGCCGTCATGACCTCGCCCAAGCTGCTGATCATGGACGAACCCACCAGCGGCTTAGACCCGTTGATCCAGCAGGCTTTCTACGATATTCTGAAGGAGGAGAACAGCCGGGGAACCACCATTTTCTTCTCCTCCCATGTCCTCAGTGAGGTGCAGAAGCTGTGTGACCGGGTGGCGATCTTAAAAGAGGGCAAGCTCGTGGGCATTCAGTCCATCCGAGAGCTGCGGGAAAGCGGCTATAAAAAGGTCAGCCTTACCGCTGAAACGGCCATCCCCCGTGAGTTCTGGGGCCTGCCCGGCATTGCCAACTACACCGAGAGTCCTGACAAGACCTCTGTTTCCTTTGTGTATAACGGCAATATCACGGCGATCATTGACAAGCTTCACCTGCTGCATTTGGACGATGTGCTTTTGGAAGAACCCTCTTTGGAGGAGATCTTCCTGCACTACTATGCGTAA
- a CDS encoding TIGR02147 family protein: protein MKSIFEYRDYHLYLQDYYDERKRLGAFSWREFCRKAGFSSPNFLKLVSMGQSKLSKIKASQVAKSMGLVDYEEEYFYQLVAFGNAENNEAQRAAYLEMQRISLEHQVRVVDKDAFQYYESWKYPVIRELAPMMPGATPRDLAEVCKEYVSAEEIRDVLEFLVKAGFLKKDGEKSYVQTEQTVIGSKESLPIAIRAMHKEMAIMAARAVDRYSTSERFFNGATLSVNQDAYNKIVEEIKACCKKVVAIANESSNFDQVCRVNFQFFPLTDKITGKNHA from the coding sequence ATGAAGTCGATTTTTGAGTACCGCGATTACCATCTCTATTTGCAGGATTATTACGACGAACGCAAACGTCTTGGAGCCTTCTCGTGGCGCGAATTTTGCCGCAAGGCAGGCTTTTCGTCCCCGAATTTTTTAAAACTCGTTTCCATGGGGCAGAGCAAGCTCAGCAAAATCAAGGCAAGTCAGGTGGCCAAATCGATGGGACTCGTCGATTACGAAGAAGAATACTTCTACCAGCTTGTCGCTTTTGGCAATGCCGAAAATAACGAAGCACAGCGGGCTGCGTATCTTGAAATGCAACGAATTTCCTTGGAACACCAGGTCCGCGTTGTCGATAAGGATGCGTTCCAGTATTATGAATCCTGGAAATACCCGGTCATTCGTGAGCTAGCTCCGATGATGCCTGGCGCAACGCCTCGTGACCTTGCCGAAGTGTGCAAGGAATATGTCTCTGCCGAAGAAATCCGTGACGTTCTGGAGTTTCTCGTCAAGGCGGGGTTCCTGAAAAAGGATGGCGAAAAAAGCTATGTGCAAACGGAACAGACCGTTATCGGTTCCAAGGAATCGCTCCCTATAGCCATCCGTGCCATGCACAAAGAAATGGCGATTATGGCGGCTCGTGCCGTAGACCGCTATTCCACAAGCGAACGCTTCTTTAACGGTGCCACTCTCAGCGTCAATCAGGATGCCTACAATAAAATCGTTGAAGAAATCAAGGCTTGCTGCAAAAAGGTCGTTGCCATCGCCAATGAAAGCAGTAATTTTGATCAAGTCTGCCGAGTCAACTTTCAATTTTTCCCACTCACCGATAAAATAACGGGGAAGAACCATGCTTAA
- a CDS encoding beta-L-arabinofuranosidase domain-containing protein, whose protein sequence is MKLGWFGKQFRTALALTGLACGLGFSQDVLYPDMFALSDVQLLDGVLKERQDLNVETLLSYDVDRLLAPFYEEAGMKPKASKFPNWAGLDGHVLGHYLSALAMHYADNDDVQVKNRLEYILKELKTIQDQNSKDNNFKGYISGVPNGKKMWLSMKSGNAGAQNGYWVPWYNIHKLYAGLRDAYVYAGYEQAKTMFLALCDWGITITDGLNDSKMQQMLGTEHGGMPEVYADAYYLTKNEKYLNAAKKWSHKWLLDPMSQGNDNLTNVHANTQVPKVVGFARIAELSGDQNFKKGSDFFWQTVVNKRSIAIGGNSISEHFPALNNHKKFIEEREGPESCNTYNMLKLTERLFNIKHDAHYTDFYERALFNHILSTIHPTHGGYVYFTPARPRHYRVYSKVNAGMWCCVGSGMENPAKYNQFIYTKDKDALYVNLFAASVLNWKDKSVKIKQETAFPKGESSKFTITGSGEFDMQIRHPYWVKEDAFKVIVNGDTVVKKSTPSSYVSAGKSWKSGDVVEVLYPMYTHVEDLPGVTDYVALLHGPIVLSAKTGTANLNGLVADDGRWSHIASGALEALDQAPMLASKKEDIPSKVEPVKGEPLHFKAPYLFAKQKDASLLLQPFYEVHDARYMMYWMVLTDPSILDRLEKEQKEALALDEKTVDKVAPGEQQPEVDHKMEEKNSTKGTANGEFYRDAGKCSGGDGGLISYEFETNSEDSLSLMVRYWGNEGCTRTFDITIDDEKLTTETISNRWKKDEFVNVTYPIPDKMVKGKKIVRISFSASSGMVGGIYSVRLLRNKPKPEPVAIKPVAVAKQGLRVRADRQTLQIASPSALARTMNVKIYSMDGRLKLTQMLPAGASEFNVNIAGLKNGNYIVRLFQDGLVRGYTLFNKNGL, encoded by the coding sequence ATGAAGTTAGGATGGTTTGGTAAACAATTTCGCACGGCTCTCGCTTTGACGGGGCTTGCGTGCGGTCTCGGATTTTCACAGGATGTGCTTTACCCCGACATGTTTGCGTTGTCGGATGTACAGCTTTTGGACGGCGTGCTCAAAGAACGCCAGGACTTGAACGTCGAAACGCTCCTCAGTTACGATGTGGACCGCTTGCTCGCGCCTTTTTACGAAGAAGCGGGCATGAAGCCGAAGGCGAGCAAGTTTCCGAACTGGGCGGGGCTCGATGGCCACGTTTTGGGCCATTATCTGAGCGCCTTGGCAATGCATTATGCCGATAACGATGACGTCCAGGTCAAGAATCGCCTCGAATACATCTTGAAAGAACTTAAGACGATTCAGGACCAGAATTCCAAGGACAACAATTTCAAGGGCTATATCAGTGGCGTTCCCAACGGCAAAAAGATGTGGCTCAGCATGAAGAGCGGCAATGCGGGCGCCCAGAACGGCTATTGGGTGCCGTGGTACAATATCCACAAGCTCTATGCGGGCCTCCGTGATGCTTACGTTTATGCGGGCTACGAACAGGCAAAGACGATGTTCTTGGCGCTTTGCGACTGGGGCATTACGATTACGGACGGTCTCAACGATTCCAAGATGCAGCAGATGCTCGGTACGGAACACGGTGGCATGCCCGAAGTCTATGCGGACGCTTACTATCTCACGAAAAACGAGAAGTACCTGAATGCGGCGAAAAAGTGGTCGCACAAGTGGCTTTTGGACCCGATGTCGCAAGGCAACGATAACTTGACGAACGTGCATGCCAATACGCAGGTACCCAAAGTTGTGGGTTTTGCCCGCATTGCTGAACTTTCCGGCGATCAGAATTTCAAGAAGGGCTCCGATTTCTTCTGGCAGACTGTCGTGAACAAGCGCAGTATCGCGATTGGCGGTAACAGCATTTCGGAACATTTCCCGGCGCTCAACAATCACAAAAAATTCATCGAAGAACGTGAAGGACCAGAATCCTGTAATACGTACAACATGCTCAAGTTGACGGAACGATTGTTCAACATCAAGCACGATGCGCATTACACCGACTTCTATGAACGCGCCCTCTTCAATCACATCCTTTCGACCATTCACCCGACGCATGGCGGCTACGTTTACTTTACTCCGGCACGTCCGCGCCATTACCGCGTGTATTCCAAGGTCAATGCGGGCATGTGGTGCTGCGTGGGTTCGGGCATGGAAAACCCGGCAAAGTACAACCAGTTTATTTATACGAAAGACAAGGACGCTCTCTACGTGAACCTCTTTGCGGCTTCCGTCTTGAACTGGAAAGACAAGAGCGTAAAAATCAAGCAAGAGACAGCCTTCCCGAAGGGTGAATCTTCCAAGTTCACGATTACGGGCTCTGGCGAATTCGATATGCAAATCCGTCATCCGTACTGGGTCAAGGAAGATGCGTTTAAAGTCATTGTCAATGGCGATACAGTCGTGAAAAAGTCGACTCCGTCGAGCTATGTTTCTGCGGGTAAATCTTGGAAGTCGGGCGATGTCGTCGAAGTGCTTTACCCGATGTACACGCATGTCGAAGATTTGCCGGGCGTGACGGATTACGTGGCGCTTTTGCACGGTCCGATTGTGCTCTCTGCAAAGACGGGTACTGCGAACTTGAACGGTCTTGTTGCCGATGATGGCCGCTGGAGCCATATCGCGTCCGGAGCGCTCGAAGCGCTCGATCAGGCGCCGATGCTCGCGAGCAAAAAAGAGGATATCCCCTCGAAGGTGGAACCGGTGAAGGGCGAACCGCTGCACTTCAAGGCACCTTACCTCTTCGCAAAGCAAAAGGACGCGAGCCTGCTTTTGCAGCCGTTCTACGAAGTTCACGATGCGCGTTACATGATGTATTGGATGGTGCTCACGGACCCGAGCATTCTCGACCGCCTTGAAAAAGAGCAAAAAGAAGCCTTGGCGCTTGATGAAAAGACGGTTGATAAAGTCGCACCGGGTGAGCAACAGCCGGAAGTCGATCACAAGATGGAAGAGAAAAATTCCACCAAGGGCACGGCAAACGGAGAATTCTACCGCGACGCAGGCAAGTGCTCTGGCGGCGATGGCGGCCTCATCAGCTACGAATTCGAGACGAATAGCGAAGATTCCTTGAGCCTCATGGTGCGCTATTGGGGCAACGAAGGCTGCACCCGCACATTCGACATCACGATTGACGATGAAAAACTCACGACCGAGACGATTTCGAATCGCTGGAAAAAGGATGAATTCGTAAACGTCACGTACCCGATTCCAGACAAAATGGTAAAGGGCAAAAAGATTGTGCGCATCTCGTTCTCGGCAAGCTCTGGAATGGTGGGCGGCATCTATAGCGTGCGCCTGCTGCGCAACAAGCCAAAGCCGGAACCAGTCGCTATCAAGCCTGTGGCGGTTGCAAAACAAGGCCTTCGCGTGCGTGCAGACCGTCAGACGCTTCAAATCGCATCTCCGAGCGCTCTTGCCCGCACGATGAACGTAAAAATTTATTCAATGGATGGGCGCCTGAAACTCACGCAAATGCTCCCCGCAGGCGCAAGCGAGTTTAACGTCAACATTGCAGGCCTCAAGAACGGCAATTACATTGTTCGCCTTTTCCAAGATGGCCTCGTTCGCGGCTACACGCTATTCAACAAAAACGGCCTTTAA